One Verrucomicrobiales bacterium genomic window carries:
- a CDS encoding lamin tail domain-containing protein, with amino-acid sequence MNPNRPLNPKRAHSQVWNLLLALFTTLVLGGVAPAQNLPLTATANPAPGSLLVELTRINVVFSEAVTGVEAADLLVNDIPASEVTTNNPNDYTFTVTQPKDGAVDVSWAPGHGIASSSPLATPFLDGVWSYILDSQLASTANFAISEFMASNSTGVLDEDGARSDWIELVNLGTEPASLEGWSLTDTELNPTRWRFPSGLPPVPANGYLLIWASGKNRTNAFAPLHTDFRLPASGSYIALVNPNTNVVSSFAPYPAQVADVSYGRDLSDAATVGYFTNATPGKINATSGPGFLPEPTFNLTSGVYTNDTLQLTISAPIGAIRYTLNGSIPITTSTLYTNTLTLSNSTLIKVRVFPPAGTKVFPSAVTARNIIFLDGSTRDFNSELPLVVISTQGQSVAQDVAPGGKRTEGILCLIDTFQGRSSLQTTPDFIGNVGVEVYGQTSAGFPKLPYRIEVHDALGNDLDIPIFGLPAESDWKLRNPFNDKSLVNDFLGYELFEQMGHYSCRRRLVEVFVDSGGGRLRYPNDYIGVETLFESIKQGENRVNIAKIPPTATNGPAITGGYVFAKDKNSPGDLDFSTRGGGGFGGQTLKLREPKPNEMRVTPVSGRLTPAGSNQLAYLVGYLNRMERAMYTNTWLSQTGTNHYSAYLDVDSFVDFHWLVEFTKQIDGIRLSTYFTKDREDKLRAGPVWDWNLAFGNANYWRGGLTNGWYYAQDDVGMNADAHIWLRRLINGTAALGPVISFDLGNGPGAGGDPDFNQRISDRWGVLRTNLFNPTNIMARIDELSLMLEEATTRDLWGKYRSQIVGMYTWPNPEGTLTPVNTTDFSGRDVDYVHPLNYRGTTENSIIGQMKRFMLGRYLWIDSQFTRPPTLSDSGGNVSSSHTVTVSPPAGATLYYTLDGTDPRAPGGSVAPGVSSNSGPVTVTIAANTRIVARAYQTNSWYRTWSGPSAASFILETPALRITEVLYHPTDAPLGSTNASSDFEFIEVKNAGAGSLNLRGYTLSGGINFTFPDLPLAAGARAVVVANLSAFSARYPDPGIVVAGQFNGSLNNSGDRVTLVGPLHEPIQDFTYSPRWYPATDGAGFALVAVDENAAGSEINSRSAWAPGSGVNGTPGKPESATTVFPQVVINELQSRSTSPTGDRVELLNTGATPVDVGGWYLTDNLNSPKKYRLPPATTLPAGGFRVFSESDFNTGATSFAFSSLGEEVYLFSADAAGNLTGYAHGFSFGPQFADRSFGRYVGTEGVEHFVTQSDGSFGAANPGPKIGPVVISEIHYHPPEIYKYGSRYDDSFHEFVELKNISSSSVVLSHALYPTNSWVLRGPVEFAFPSGTAIPALGSLVVVGFDPANAPRLAAFRNRFGIAATVPVLGPWKGSLPNSQGKVELAQPDEPIAAPSSNAGLVPYLTVDSVSYSDDTPWPPSADGRGASLHRISLAAFGDDPANWAAAAPAPGTEFTPASAPTIVQQPSDVTVVLTNGAVATFSVAAQGSGSLTYQWLFNGAVLPEESGTSLSIANLNTAKAGRYSVVVLGSGGGTVSAEAKLDMLQPVTILAQPKAVGGRPGTNAVLSVGAASSLPIQYQWYKDGLALPGATSAQLGLPNLGFADDGQYQVQVSDAISSVVSDRVRVAVLVNPRFLVQPQGQSVIRGGSVILSAVVSNTTTTPIGYRWRRNGVTFSTQVTNILYSYQVVTNIQASANYSVQVTNLALRLGTNSANAFITVVDDTDKDGLPDEYEALYPGFLVASDAADAARDQDGDGMSNLAEYIAGTDPTDALSFLRVESIQVADGGTQLELYARSNRSYTVEFRESVGLGTWQSLTNLPAQPTDRLEVIQDPYPATGSRIYRIATPVRADRAIRTPIILQSPGSLNANQGSAVTLEVSAFGIGGLQYQWRMNELDIPGATGATLVFNSVQPADQGRYSVKITDATGSVTTESATLAVLEPPQIVSAPLPQTVRVGESARFQVGATGSATLTYRWLFNDQPVAGANGPILQLDAVTAANVGTYQVVISQVTANGPVSTRTEPVELIVLE; translated from the coding sequence ATGAACCCTAACCGCCCTCTCAATCCCAAACGGGCTCACTCACAGGTGTGGAACCTTCTGCTCGCGCTGTTCACCACCCTTGTCCTGGGAGGAGTAGCCCCAGCGCAGAACTTGCCCCTGACCGCCACCGCGAATCCAGCCCCGGGATCCCTGCTGGTGGAGCTGACTCGTATCAATGTAGTGTTCAGTGAGGCGGTCACCGGTGTCGAAGCCGCTGATCTGCTGGTGAATGACATACCCGCATCGGAGGTCACCACCAACAATCCCAACGACTACACCTTCACCGTTACCCAGCCGAAGGACGGAGCAGTGGATGTGTCCTGGGCTCCGGGCCATGGGATCGCTTCCAGCAGCCCACTGGCCACCCCATTCCTCGATGGTGTCTGGAGCTACATCTTGGACTCCCAGCTCGCTTCGACCGCGAATTTTGCAATCTCTGAGTTCATGGCCAGCAACAGCACTGGCGTGCTCGATGAGGATGGGGCTCGGTCGGACTGGATCGAACTGGTGAATCTGGGAACGGAGCCCGCCTCGCTCGAGGGTTGGTCTTTGACGGATACCGAACTCAATCCCACTCGTTGGCGCTTCCCCAGCGGGCTTCCACCCGTCCCAGCCAATGGTTACTTGCTCATCTGGGCGTCCGGCAAGAACCGGACCAACGCGTTCGCCCCGCTCCATACGGACTTCAGATTGCCCGCCAGCGGCAGCTATATCGCCCTGGTGAATCCCAACACCAACGTCGTCTCCTCCTTCGCGCCCTACCCAGCTCAGGTAGCGGATGTCTCCTATGGACGAGACCTCAGCGACGCTGCGACCGTTGGCTATTTCACGAATGCAACCCCTGGTAAGATCAACGCCACCTCGGGACCAGGATTCCTGCCGGAGCCCACTTTCAATCTGACCTCCGGCGTCTATACCAATGACACCCTGCAGCTCACCATCTCCGCTCCGATCGGGGCGATCCGCTACACCCTCAATGGAAGCATCCCGATCACCACTTCGACCCTCTACACGAACACGCTCACGCTCAGCAACAGCACTCTCATCAAAGTCCGGGTCTTCCCCCCCGCCGGAACCAAGGTCTTTCCTAGCGCCGTGACCGCCCGAAACATCATCTTCCTGGATGGTTCCACCCGGGACTTCAACTCCGAGCTGCCTCTGGTAGTCATCAGCACCCAGGGCCAGTCGGTGGCCCAGGATGTCGCACCGGGAGGTAAGCGCACGGAGGGTATCCTTTGCCTGATCGACACCTTCCAAGGCCGAAGTTCCCTGCAAACCACCCCGGACTTCATCGGAAACGTCGGAGTCGAGGTCTATGGCCAAACCTCCGCCGGCTTCCCGAAGCTGCCCTACCGAATCGAAGTTCACGACGCGCTCGGCAACGATCTCGATATTCCGATCTTCGGACTCCCGGCGGAGAGCGACTGGAAGCTGCGAAACCCCTTCAATGACAAATCGCTGGTCAACGACTTTCTGGGCTACGAACTCTTCGAGCAGATGGGGCACTACTCCTGCCGCCGACGTCTCGTCGAGGTCTTCGTCGATTCCGGTGGTGGACGTCTGCGTTATCCAAACGACTACATCGGAGTCGAAACGCTTTTCGAGAGCATCAAGCAGGGTGAGAATCGAGTGAACATCGCCAAGATCCCGCCGACCGCGACCAATGGACCCGCGATCACGGGTGGATACGTGTTCGCCAAGGATAAAAACAGCCCTGGTGACCTGGATTTCTCCACCCGGGGTGGTGGCGGCTTTGGCGGACAAACCTTGAAGCTGCGCGAGCCGAAGCCCAACGAGATGCGTGTTACTCCCGTCAGTGGCAGGCTCACTCCAGCCGGCAGCAATCAGCTGGCCTATTTGGTGGGCTACCTGAACCGGATGGAACGCGCAATGTACACCAACACCTGGCTTAGCCAGACAGGCACCAATCATTACAGCGCCTACCTGGATGTGGATAGCTTCGTGGATTTCCACTGGTTGGTGGAGTTCACCAAGCAAATCGATGGAATTCGTTTGAGCACCTATTTCACCAAGGATCGGGAGGACAAGCTTCGCGCCGGTCCCGTCTGGGATTGGAACCTCGCCTTCGGTAACGCCAACTACTGGCGAGGTGGTCTGACCAACGGCTGGTACTACGCCCAGGACGATGTAGGAATGAACGCCGATGCGCACATCTGGCTGCGGCGCTTGATCAACGGGACTGCCGCTCTGGGTCCAGTGATTTCCTTTGACCTCGGGAACGGCCCAGGTGCCGGCGGAGATCCTGACTTCAACCAACGGATCTCCGACCGGTGGGGCGTATTGAGGACCAACCTCTTCAACCCGACCAACATCATGGCGCGAATCGACGAGCTGTCGCTCATGCTCGAGGAAGCCACCACCCGCGACCTGTGGGGCAAGTACCGATCGCAGATCGTCGGCATGTACACTTGGCCCAACCCGGAGGGCACGCTCACCCCCGTGAACACCACTGACTTTTCGGGACGCGATGTCGACTATGTCCATCCCTTGAACTACCGGGGCACCACGGAAAATAGCATCATCGGCCAAATGAAGAGGTTCATGCTGGGCCGTTATCTTTGGATCGATAGCCAATTCACCCGCCCTCCAACTCTCAGCGATAGCGGCGGCAATGTGTCGAGCAGTCATACCGTCACCGTGTCTCCGCCCGCCGGTGCAACCCTCTACTACACTCTCGACGGAACCGATCCCCGTGCGCCGGGGGGAAGCGTCGCCCCGGGGGTAAGCAGCAACTCCGGTCCTGTGACCGTAACGATCGCTGCGAACACTCGGATCGTGGCCCGCGCTTACCAAACCAACTCCTGGTATCGCACCTGGAGCGGCCCGAGTGCTGCCAGCTTCATCCTGGAAACTCCAGCCTTGCGCATCACCGAGGTCCTGTATCATCCGACCGATGCTCCCCTCGGCAGCACTAATGCCTCGAGTGATTTTGAATTCATCGAGGTCAAGAATGCTGGCGCTGGCTCGCTCAACCTTCGAGGCTACACGCTGAGCGGCGGAATTAACTTCACCTTCCCCGACCTCCCTCTGGCCGCGGGGGCCCGGGCGGTGGTGGTCGCAAATCTGTCCGCATTCAGCGCGCGCTATCCAGATCCTGGGATCGTCGTGGCCGGGCAGTTCAACGGGTCGTTGAACAATAGCGGTGATCGAGTGACCCTTGTCGGGCCGCTTCACGAGCCAATCCAGGACTTTACCTACAGCCCGCGGTGGTATCCAGCGACCGACGGCGCCGGATTCGCCTTGGTGGCGGTCGACGAGAACGCCGCGGGTTCCGAAATCAACTCCCGTTCGGCTTGGGCACCAGGCTCGGGAGTCAACGGAACCCCGGGCAAACCCGAGAGTGCGACCACAGTCTTTCCTCAGGTCGTGATCAACGAACTCCAAAGCCGTTCCACTTCACCAACGGGGGACCGCGTGGAATTGCTCAACACCGGCGCGACTCCGGTGGATGTGGGAGGGTGGTATCTGACGGACAATCTGAACTCGCCGAAGAAATACCGCCTGCCCCCGGCCACCACCCTCCCCGCCGGAGGCTTCCGGGTTTTCTCGGAGTCGGACTTCAACACCGGGGCGACGAGCTTCGCGTTCAGCTCGCTCGGGGAGGAAGTTTACCTGTTCTCCGCCGACGCTGCCGGCAACCTTACCGGCTACGCTCACGGCTTCTCCTTTGGCCCCCAGTTCGCCGATCGAAGCTTCGGCCGCTATGTTGGCACAGAGGGTGTGGAGCACTTTGTCACTCAGTCAGACGGCAGCTTTGGCGCAGCAAACCCCGGCCCGAAGATTGGGCCGGTCGTCATCAGCGAGATACACTATCATCCCCCTGAGATCTATAAGTACGGGAGCCGTTACGACGATTCGTTCCACGAATTCGTGGAGTTGAAAAACATTTCTTCGTCCAGCGTCGTTCTCTCTCATGCGCTTTACCCGACCAACTCCTGGGTATTGAGGGGCCCTGTCGAGTTTGCGTTCCCGTCAGGCACCGCCATCCCGGCTCTCGGGTCCCTGGTGGTCGTCGGATTCGACCCGGCCAACGCCCCCCGTTTGGCAGCATTCCGCAACCGTTTTGGCATTGCCGCCACAGTTCCCGTTCTGGGTCCCTGGAAAGGTTCACTCCCCAACAGCCAAGGCAAGGTGGAACTTGCCCAACCTGATGAACCCATCGCAGCTCCGTCTTCGAATGCCGGATTGGTGCCCTACCTAACGGTCGACTCGGTATCCTACTCCGACGATACCCCCTGGCCTCCGTCCGCCGATGGCCGCGGGGCCTCGCTCCATCGCATCTCGCTCGCCGCTTTTGGCGATGACCCAGCCAACTGGGCAGCCGCCGCCCCCGCGCCCGGGACGGAATTCACTCCCGCCTCCGCACCAACCATTGTCCAACAACCCTCGGACGTCACCGTTGTCCTCACCAACGGTGCCGTGGCCACGTTCAGCGTCGCGGCTCAGGGCAGCGGATCACTGACCTACCAATGGCTCTTTAATGGGGCAGTGCTGCCCGAAGAATCCGGGACGAGCCTCTCCATCGCGAACCTGAACACCGCCAAAGCCGGACGTTACTCCGTCGTCGTCCTCGGTTCGGGTGGGGGAACCGTCAGCGCCGAGGCTAAACTCGACATGCTCCAACCCGTGACCATTCTGGCCCAACCCAAAGCGGTCGGCGGACGTCCCGGCACCAACGCCGTGCTCTCCGTGGGTGCAGCCAGTTCTCTGCCCATTCAATACCAATGGTACAAGGACGGACTTGCCCTGCCGGGCGCGACCTCCGCTCAGCTAGGCCTTCCCAACCTTGGATTTGCCGATGATGGGCAGTATCAGGTACAGGTCAGCGATGCGATCAGCTCCGTCGTCAGCGATCGGGTAAGGGTGGCTGTCTTGGTGAACCCAAGGTTCCTCGTCCAGCCCCAAGGTCAATCGGTCATCCGCGGCGGATCCGTCATCCTGAGCGCCGTGGTCTCTAACACCACAACCACGCCCATCGGCTATCGATGGCGGCGGAATGGCGTCACCTTCAGCACCCAAGTCACCAACATCCTCTACAGCTACCAGGTGGTAACCAACATCCAAGCAAGCGCCAACTACAGCGTCCAGGTCACCAATCTCGCCCTACGATTGGGCACGAACAGCGCGAATGCCTTTATCACCGTCGTGGACGACACCGATAAGGACGGTTTGCCCGATGAATACGAGGCACTTTACCCCGGCTTCCTAGTCGCTAGTGACGCGGCCGATGCAGCGCGCGACCAGGATGGGGACGGCATGAGCAACCTGGCGGAATACATCGCCGGAACCGATCCAACCGATGCCCTTAGCTTCCTCCGCGTGGAGTCCATTCAGGTGGCAGACGGAGGGACGCAGCTCGAGCTCTATGCACGATCCAACCGATCCTACACCGTCGAGTTTCGCGAATCCGTCGGGCTAGGAACGTGGCAGTCTCTCACCAATCTCCCCGCTCAACCGACGGATCGATTGGAGGTGATTCAGGATCCTTACCCTGCTACCGGAAGTCGGATTTATCGCATTGCCACCCCGGTCCGAGCTGACCGCGCCATCCGCACGCCCATCATTCTGCAGTCGCCCGGCTCGCTCAACGCGAATCAGGGCTCCGCTGTAACCTTGGAGGTGTCAGCTTTCGGCATCGGAGGCCTCCAATATCAGTGGCGAATGAATGAACTCGATATCCCAGGGGCAACTGGCGCCACCCTCGTCTTCAACTCCGTCCAACCAGCGGATCAGGGCCGCTACTCAGTGAAGATCACCGATGCTACCGGATCGGTCACTACCGAGTCCGCGACCTTGGCCGTGCTGGAACCTCCCCAGATTGTCAGCGCCCCCCTGCCGCAAACCGTCCGGGTGGGCGAATCAGCTCGGTTTCAAGTGGGAGCGACCGGAAGCGCGACGTTGACCTATCGTTGGCTGTTTAACGACCAACCCGTAGCGGGAGCGAATGGGCCCATCCTGCAACTCGATGCTGTCACCGCGGCCAACGTGGGCACATACCAGGTCGTGATCAGCCAAGTGACCGCGAACGGTCCCGTAAGCACACGAACTGAACCCGTCGAGCTGATCGTGTTGGAATAG
- a CDS encoding beta-propeller fold lactonase family protein, which produces MRFRSLPFAAGVWFLTGCHSTETAVPSAGPATVSVTSTSASRVGATIPGPKTDGSVLLPNQWSLRPEGKQIQVGDFPSNIALHPEGKYAAVLHCGYGQHEVVILDLVAQSVKSRIALAESFYGLAFSRDGARLVASGASKETLQVMDFKHGFVTELREVALRDPKLKGIPSGVAISKDGRTAWVASVLGQRISVVDLVAGKVSQEIQLAEGELAKALREEDAPKSDDEDSITKRAEALLQLANADAPYPYAVVVDEARGRLYVSLWAQSAVQVLDLTTGSKLERWQTGDHPNEMILTKSGKHLLVANANHNTVSVIDTATGKAVEQLVAALMPDAPPGSTPNSLALSPDEKQLYVANANINAVAVFDVETWGKSRSLGFIPVGWYPTSVRVTSDGKQLLVANGKGLASKSNRNGPQPGVSFPATVSEYIAGLFQGTVSVIGLPSTKDREATLKKWSAKAYAGMPATSRSQSAPLEPGHPIPSKVGDPSPIRYVIYIIKENRTYDQILGDLPMGNGDPTLCLFPEKITPNHHQLAREFVLLDNFYVESEVSADGHEWSMGAYATDFVEKTWPLSYGHNQLKKYSYPSEGNFSIAAPAGGYLWDRAREAGVTYRSYGEFVTNAKVPDQPGKTRVKALEGHFDPLFRSFDMDYPDQKRADRFLSELKRFESEGEMPRLQIVRLPNDHTSGTSVGKATPTACVADNDLAFGRVIEGISQSKFWPKTAVFVVEDDAQNGPDHVDAHRTIAYVISPYVKRRTVDSTMYSTASMLRTMELILGLRPMSQFDALAQPMAACFGATPDLTPYRHLRPEANLNEKNTKLAWGSKLSDRMDFTKEDAADDLLLNQVVWRSIRGADSPMPAPVRAGFVLAEKGDEEEED; this is translated from the coding sequence ATGCGATTCCGATCTCTGCCCTTTGCCGCGGGAGTTTGGTTCCTGACCGGCTGCCACTCGACGGAGACAGCCGTGCCTTCGGCTGGCCCGGCCACGGTTTCCGTGACATCGACTTCGGCCTCCCGAGTGGGGGCTACCATCCCTGGTCCGAAAACCGACGGCTCTGTGCTCCTGCCCAATCAGTGGTCTCTGCGTCCCGAGGGAAAGCAGATCCAAGTCGGTGACTTTCCCTCGAACATCGCGCTACATCCGGAGGGGAAGTATGCCGCGGTTTTGCATTGCGGCTATGGTCAGCATGAAGTGGTCATTCTGGATCTGGTGGCGCAGTCCGTAAAATCGCGGATCGCCCTCGCCGAATCCTTCTATGGACTGGCTTTCAGTCGGGATGGGGCGCGACTGGTGGCTAGCGGTGCCTCCAAGGAGACTCTGCAGGTGATGGACTTCAAGCATGGCTTCGTCACGGAGCTGCGGGAAGTGGCGCTGCGAGATCCCAAGCTCAAAGGCATTCCCTCGGGCGTAGCGATCTCCAAGGATGGCCGCACGGCCTGGGTTGCTAGTGTGTTGGGTCAGCGGATCAGCGTGGTTGACCTGGTCGCCGGCAAGGTCTCCCAAGAGATTCAGTTGGCGGAGGGGGAACTGGCTAAGGCGCTCCGGGAGGAGGACGCACCCAAGAGTGACGACGAAGACTCGATCACCAAGCGGGCGGAGGCCCTCTTGCAGTTGGCGAACGCCGATGCTCCTTATCCCTATGCGGTGGTAGTCGATGAGGCGCGTGGCCGTCTGTACGTGAGCCTGTGGGCTCAGTCCGCAGTTCAGGTGCTGGACTTGACCACCGGCTCCAAGTTGGAGCGGTGGCAGACCGGGGATCACCCCAACGAGATGATCCTGACCAAATCAGGCAAGCACCTCCTGGTGGCCAACGCCAATCACAACACCGTGTCCGTCATCGATACCGCGACAGGCAAGGCAGTCGAACAGTTGGTAGCCGCCTTGATGCCGGATGCTCCTCCCGGGTCGACGCCGAACAGTCTGGCATTGAGCCCGGACGAGAAGCAGCTCTATGTGGCAAATGCGAACATCAACGCCGTCGCAGTTTTCGACGTGGAGACTTGGGGGAAGAGCCGGTCTCTCGGATTCATCCCGGTCGGCTGGTACCCGACTTCGGTGCGAGTCACCTCGGATGGAAAGCAATTGCTGGTGGCGAATGGGAAGGGGCTGGCTTCCAAGTCCAACCGCAACGGGCCCCAACCAGGGGTCAGTTTCCCGGCCACAGTCTCGGAGTACATCGCCGGACTTTTTCAGGGGACCGTCAGTGTCATCGGCCTGCCATCGACTAAGGATCGCGAGGCGACTCTGAAGAAGTGGAGCGCTAAGGCCTACGCTGGAATGCCAGCCACCAGCCGATCTCAGTCAGCGCCGCTTGAGCCTGGACATCCGATCCCGTCCAAAGTTGGCGATCCTAGCCCGATTCGGTATGTGATCTACATCATCAAGGAGAACCGCACATACGATCAGATCCTGGGAGATCTTCCGATGGGGAATGGGGATCCAACCCTCTGTCTGTTTCCGGAGAAGATCACCCCGAATCATCATCAACTGGCCCGTGAATTCGTGCTGCTCGACAACTTTTACGTGGAAAGCGAAGTGAGTGCGGACGGACACGAGTGGAGCATGGGGGCTTATGCCACTGACTTCGTGGAGAAGACCTGGCCGCTGAGCTATGGACACAATCAGCTCAAGAAATATAGCTATCCCTCGGAAGGCAATTTTTCCATTGCGGCGCCCGCTGGCGGATACCTGTGGGACCGGGCCCGGGAGGCGGGAGTCACCTACCGTTCCTACGGTGAGTTTGTCACGAATGCCAAGGTGCCGGATCAGCCTGGCAAGACCCGAGTCAAAGCTTTGGAGGGGCATTTTGACCCTTTGTTCCGCAGTTTTGACATGGACTATCCGGATCAGAAGCGGGCGGATCGATTCCTGTCGGAGCTGAAGCGATTTGAATCCGAAGGCGAGATGCCCCGATTGCAGATCGTGCGGTTGCCAAACGATCACACTTCAGGGACATCGGTGGGCAAAGCCACGCCCACCGCGTGTGTCGCTGACAATGATTTGGCCTTCGGACGAGTCATCGAAGGCATTTCACAATCCAAGTTCTGGCCCAAAACGGCGGTCTTTGTGGTGGAGGACGACGCCCAGAACGGACCGGATCATGTGGATGCGCATCGTACCATCGCCTATGTCATAAGCCCCTATGTGAAGCGCCGCACGGTGGACAGCACGATGTATTCGACCGCCAGCATGCTGCGCACCATGGAGTTGATTCTCGGGCTCAGGCCCATGTCTCAATTCGATGCCTTGGCTCAGCCGATGGCGGCCTGCTTCGGTGCAACCCCTGACCTCACGCCTTATCGCCATCTGCGTCCGGAGGCGAATCTGAACGAGAAGAACACCAAGCTGGCGTGGGGTAGCAAACTGTCGGATAGGATGGACTTTACCAAGGAGGACGCAGCGGATGATCTGCTCCTGAACCAGGTCGTGTGGCGGTCCATTCGCGGAGCCGACTCGCCCATGCCGGCTCCGGTCCGTGCCGGCTTTGTTCTGGCCGAGAAGGGCGACGAGGAAGAGGAGGACTAA
- a CDS encoding VCBS repeat-containing protein — protein MKNPRRQGIQVALATSLMIKYLALGGLDFEDVTPISFLNPSIFGAVDFGDIDNDGDLDLVVSGANPANGNSTYIYRNLGNGNFEQLDMAIEPARSGSVQWGDYNNDGYLDLILTGLNSKNASHVYRNAAGSGFTKVFELPVLYDGQAIWGDFDNDGDQDIAMVGTTSSATGRLTALYENVKRQSFRKLDIPLIQQYSGNIKMVDYDGDGYLDLFTAGTSQLSGSDGAFLYHNDGRGVFDAPTHISMMPNLRGAWFDSNNDNSIDLLLVDYVNARTELRTNSAPGGFTAQGIQLTRNLGSASVGDFDNNGFTDVLMMGLSFPPGGSSLVESTELWLNSGSGNWILQPTGLPVLTSTQVAVGDYDRDGDLDLVISGSPMEVLPTLRLLKNTATVSNTPPTIPSHPDGLKSEDTIKLSWAASFDSEQQGGLTYNVRMGTRPGAQDILNPMSLPSGTRKVARPGNAGSRTDYTIRNLTPGQTYYWSVQAIDNGFASSAFSEEKSFKVTHPCSIQGVKNLSLLEDFSSAEMAFNVFDQETDPTNIQVRAVSSNPQLISDDELLISGTGVKRSLRLKSRQDQIGHAVIDLIATDLDFGRTVASIQVEVLPTNDAPVTEAKSYLTREDRPIAVDLSGTDIDGDSLNFQIAKYPLHGLLSGQPPAMVYTPAHNFFGHDEFSFIALDGSTQSTPGTVRIEVTPVQDVKETHLTSTRWAPHLMRLAFTGEPYAAYELQWSENLVVWQTEKVDSSPLGLIIWQIDLRPQERRFFRVVPNP, from the coding sequence ATGAAGAATCCAAGGAGACAAGGGATCCAGGTAGCACTCGCCACCAGCCTGATGATAAAGTATCTGGCTCTAGGTGGACTCGACTTCGAGGATGTCACGCCTATTTCGTTCTTAAATCCCAGTATTTTTGGCGCGGTGGATTTCGGAGATATCGACAATGACGGCGACCTCGACCTGGTAGTGAGCGGAGCCAACCCTGCGAATGGCAACTCGACCTACATCTACCGCAACCTTGGAAACGGGAACTTCGAACAGTTAGACATGGCGATCGAGCCAGCCCGCAGCGGCAGTGTTCAGTGGGGTGACTACAATAACGATGGATATCTAGACCTAATCCTTACCGGGCTTAACTCCAAGAATGCTTCCCACGTTTACCGCAATGCGGCAGGCAGCGGCTTCACCAAAGTTTTCGAACTGCCAGTTTTGTATGACGGCCAAGCCATCTGGGGAGACTTTGACAATGACGGCGACCAGGACATCGCTATGGTAGGCACCACCTCTAGCGCGACAGGACGCTTAACCGCCCTGTACGAAAATGTGAAGCGACAAAGCTTCCGGAAGCTCGACATCCCCTTGATCCAACAGTACTCCGGCAACATCAAGATGGTCGATTACGACGGGGACGGTTACCTGGATCTATTCACGGCAGGGACCTCGCAGCTGTCAGGAAGCGATGGAGCCTTTCTCTACCATAACGACGGCCGCGGAGTTTTTGACGCGCCTACTCACATCTCCATGATGCCTAACCTACGCGGAGCGTGGTTTGACTCCAACAACGATAATTCCATAGACCTTCTACTCGTTGATTATGTGAACGCCAGGACCGAACTTCGGACAAATAGTGCGCCGGGCGGATTTACTGCTCAGGGCATCCAGCTGACAAGGAATCTTGGCAGCGCGAGCGTAGGAGACTTTGACAACAATGGCTTCACCGATGTGCTCATGATGGGATTGTCATTTCCGCCAGGAGGCAGCAGCTTGGTAGAATCGACCGAGCTGTGGCTGAACTCAGGTAGTGGTAATTGGATACTCCAACCGACGGGGCTGCCCGTTCTCACCTCGACTCAGGTCGCCGTAGGTGATTACGACCGTGACGGCGATCTAGACCTCGTCATCTCAGGTTCGCCGATGGAAGTACTGCCAACGTTACGGCTCCTGAAGAATACTGCCACCGTTTCGAATACTCCACCGACGATTCCATCCCATCCAGATGGCTTGAAGAGCGAGGATACCATCAAACTTTCTTGGGCCGCTTCTTTCGACTCCGAACAACAGGGCGGCTTGACCTACAATGTGAGAATGGGAACACGCCCCGGAGCGCAAGACATCCTGAATCCGATGTCACTCCCCTCAGGCACACGGAAGGTAGCTCGCCCTGGGAATGCTGGCTCTCGCACCGACTACACGATTAGAAACCTCACACCGGGCCAGACCTACTACTGGTCGGTGCAAGCGATCGACAATGGCTTCGCCAGCTCCGCCTTTTCCGAGGAGAAATCCTTCAAGGTGACCCATCCGTGCTCCATCCAGGGCGTGAAGAACCTCTCCTTGCTCGAAGACTTTTCATCCGCGGAGATGGCGTTCAACGTTTTCGATCAAGAAACGGATCCGACAAACATTCAGGTGAGAGCTGTTTCAAGCAACCCACAACTCATCTCAGACGATGAACTGCTGATCTCCGGGACCGGGGTTAAAAGAAGCCTGCGTCTTAAGAGCCGACAGGATCAAATCGGTCACGCCGTGATTGACTTGATCGCGACGGATTTAGATTTCGGCCGAACTGTTGCATCCATCCAAGTCGAAGTTCTCCCAACGAACGATGCACCGGTAACCGAAGCGAAGTCGTATCTGACAAGAGAGGACCGACCGATCGCAGTGGATCTGTCCGGAACGGACATTGACGGCGATTCTTTGAATTTCCAGATAGCAAAGTATCCGCTGCATGGGCTTCTCAGCGGACAACCCCCGGCGATGGTCTACACGCCTGCTCACAATTTTTTTGGGCATGACGAATTCTCATTTATCGCGCTGGACGGCTCAACCCAATCGACTCCGGGAACTGTTCGAATTGAGGTAACGCCAGTTCAGGACGTTAAGGAAACTCATCTCACCTCAACCCGGTGGGCTCCCCACCTGATGCGGCTAGCCTTCACTGGCGAACCCTATGCAGCTTATGAGCTTCAATGGTCGGAAAACTTGGTCGTGTGGCAAACAGAAAAGGTCGACTCAAGTCCGCTGGGCTTGATCATTTGGCAGATCGATCTGCGCCCACAGGAGCGGCGGTTCTTCAGGGTTGTTCCAAATCCGTAA